In Mycolicibacterium alvei, a single window of DNA contains:
- a CDS encoding alpha-keto acid decarboxylase family protein, producing the protein MGEIGYTVGDYLLDRLAELGVTEMFGVPGDYQMEFLDHILAHPTLRWVGGANELNAGYAADGYGRLRGMAALVTTFGVGELSAANAIAGSYAEHVPVVHIVGAPSKDSQAARRIVHHTLGDGDFDHFLRISREITCAQADLAPATATREIDRVLSEVREQKRPGYLLIATDVARFPTERPTTPLPRYTGGTSPRALAMFTAAAAEMIADHRLTVLADFLVHRLDCVDQLNALLAADTIAHATLMWGKSLVDESSPNYLGIYAGAASEDSVREAIEDAPVLVTAGVLFTDMVSGFFSQRIDPARTIDIGVNQSVVAGQVYAPLDMSAALDAVTAILTERGITSPALPPLPARPHTDPPAREAALTQEALWDRLSQALTPGNVVLADQGTSFYGMAGHRLPSGVTFIGQPLWGSIGYGLPAALGAGLADRDRRTVLLIGDGAAQLTIQELGAFGREGLSPVVVVVNNDGYTVERAIHGVTAEYNDITGWRWTELPAALGVSDALTFRVSTYGELDDALTTAAATPDRMVFVEVMLGRMDIPPLLTELAQSAADANSS; encoded by the coding sequence ATGGGCGAAATCGGGTACACCGTCGGCGACTATCTCCTGGACCGCCTCGCCGAACTCGGCGTGACCGAGATGTTCGGCGTTCCCGGCGACTATCAAATGGAATTCCTCGACCACATCCTGGCTCACCCGACGCTGCGCTGGGTGGGCGGCGCCAACGAGCTCAACGCCGGCTACGCGGCCGACGGCTACGGCCGGCTGCGCGGGATGGCCGCGCTGGTCACCACGTTCGGGGTCGGTGAACTGTCGGCGGCCAATGCGATCGCGGGCAGTTATGCCGAACACGTGCCGGTAGTGCACATCGTCGGCGCGCCGTCCAAGGATTCCCAGGCGGCACGTCGGATCGTGCACCACACTCTGGGTGACGGCGACTTCGATCACTTCCTGCGGATCAGTCGTGAGATCACCTGCGCCCAAGCGGATCTGGCGCCGGCAACGGCGACCCGAGAGATCGACCGGGTGCTCTCGGAGGTGCGTGAGCAGAAGCGGCCCGGCTACCTGTTGATCGCCACCGACGTGGCCCGGTTCCCCACCGAACGTCCCACCACGCCGCTGCCGCGCTACACCGGCGGCACCAGTCCGCGAGCACTCGCGATGTTCACCGCAGCGGCCGCCGAGATGATCGCCGACCACCGGTTGACCGTGCTGGCCGATTTCCTGGTGCACCGACTGGACTGCGTCGACCAACTCAATGCCCTGCTGGCGGCCGACACCATCGCCCACGCCACCCTGATGTGGGGCAAGAGCCTGGTCGACGAGAGCTCACCCAACTATCTGGGCATCTATGCCGGTGCGGCCAGCGAGGATTCGGTGCGCGAGGCGATCGAGGATGCTCCGGTGCTGGTGACCGCGGGTGTGTTGTTCACCGACATGGTCAGCGGGTTCTTCAGCCAGCGCATCGACCCGGCCCGCACCATCGACATCGGCGTCAACCAGAGTGTGGTGGCCGGGCAGGTGTACGCCCCGCTGGACATGTCGGCCGCACTCGACGCCGTCACCGCGATCCTCACCGAGCGTGGCATCACCTCACCGGCGCTACCCCCGCTGCCAGCCCGGCCACACACCGACCCTCCGGCCCGGGAAGCCGCCCTGACCCAGGAAGCCCTGTGGGACAGGCTTTCTCAAGCGCTGACCCCGGGCAATGTGGTGCTCGCCGATCAAGGCACGTCGTTCTACGGAATGGCCGGGCACCGGCTGCCCTCAGGGGTGACGTTCATCGGCCAACCCCTGTGGGGCTCGATCGGCTACGGCTTGCCCGCCGCGCTCGGCGCCGGTCTGGCCGATCGGGACCGTCGCACGGTGCTGCTCATCGGTGACGGCGCCGCCCAGCTGACCATCCAGGAACTCGGGGCGTTCGGCCGCGAAGGGCTGTCCCCCGTCGTGGTGGTGGTCAACAACGACGGATATACCGTGGAACGCGCAATCCACGGGGTCACAGCCGAATACAACGACATCACCGGCTGGCGCTGGACCGAACTGCCCGCGGCGCTGGGCGTCTCGGATGCGCTCACCTTCCGGGTCAGCACCTACGGCGAACTCGACGACGCGCTGACGACGGCGGCGGCCACCCCCGACCGCATGGTGTTCGTCGAGGTGATGCTGGGCCGGATGGACATCCCGCCACTGCTGACCGAGTTGGCGCAGTCCGCCGCGGACGCCAACTCGAGCTGA